ATCTATCCTTTGGAATTGTTTTCCCCAGTTTcaggcttcttttttttcttctttcttaggTAAACAATATtgaacttcttcttttcttcatttgCAGCTTCATCCTGATGCCAAACTCAGGATTTAATGTCGAAATCAAAGTTTGAGAGGGAATTTGCAGCTTGAAAGTAGATGGATTTATTGCATTTTGTACGTTAATAGCAATTTCCCATTTTGATTTGCAAGGACATTCTCACAAATTTAGAGACTTCTATGTCCCTCTTGGCAGATATGTTCTGAGACTTACAAGACTTGCAATGAATATAaagcataatattaaatttgtatCAGCAAAAATGGTGTCCTCACacactttatatataaaagaaactgaggaaatatgaattttttatagttatatTTTTTCAGTTTCTTTCATTCCTATTGTAACAAAGAGACAGAACTAAGTTAAACATGTAAaaggttaaattttatttgaatattcaTGTTTTATCAATAATTGTGTCGTGTCTATTGCTATGAAACAAATTGCAGAGCTTGGAAAGGGTGCTCATTTCATCTTTGATTACTatgtttttagttattttaatttttcgacCAAGTCAATATAGTGTATATAATTGTATTGTGGCTGTTTGGATCAGTTATATATTTGCTTGAatgcatcaaaattttccttataatGTCTATTGAATTTTGCGTAAGAATTTGTATCATGACTATAATGTAGTGATGTCAAATAGGCTATTGTTTTCTTCTCATCATctattgagtatttttttttttttttggagaaaatcttTTGAGTAGTTGAATGCATGCTCAGTTGCTTAATGGAACACTATGGAGTTTTACCCAAGAAATATGATAAGTTAAAACACTTTGTTTTCTGAAATAGTATGACATGGTTCAGATATATAGATCTAACAATTTAAGTTTTCCTTTccatttcttctcctctcttcccttttttcttttaaagaaacaTAATGATATCAAATtcttataactttattttatatatatataaatatatatatatatatatatacttctaagttttgttaatgaaattttctggttaataatataaatttagacttaactgagccttttaaatataaataaactcatgattaataatatattcattcctGTGCGGTAGCacgggttacatactagttaaaataatatatactactaaataaaataatataatccaagctttttttttttttggtgaaaaaagaGCTTCATTACAAACTAAGCAGCAACAATACAAACAGAGCAGACTCTATTACAAAACAACCCATTGAGGTCATCCTCAAACACATCTACAAGGTCCACAGGCGGACTATCAAAGGTAGAAAAATCAGCATCAAGACAAAAGCTCAATCTAGCAAGACTATCCGCACACCTATTGGCCTGACGGAAGCAATGCTTAATACAAAACTGCGGAATGTGAGAAATCAATAATTTGCAATCATCTAACAGAGGCGATATGATATTATTCACATAAGAAGGATTATCTAAGGCATCCACAATAGATTTGGCATCAAGTTCAACTTCAAGAGCACTAATGTTAAGGTTGCTGCATAGAAGAAGACCCTCCCTTAAGCCCCATAGCTCAGCGGCAAAGCTGTTGGTCGTGCCAATACTCCTACTAAAACCCATAATCCACCTACCTGCATCATCTCTAATCACCCCTCCACAGCCTGCCAAACCTGTGTTACCACAATAAGAGCCATCTGTGTTGAGCTTCCACCATCCTTGAAGCGACTTCTCCCACCTAATCCTCCTTACAACTTTTTGGGTCAATTGCCTTGGAGAAGAAAGGCAATGAAAGAATTCTACTGCTTGGTTTACTATCACCAAATCAAGCTTCGGATTCCTACATTTGCCATTGAAGACCGCATTATTCCTACTCTTCCAGACATTCCACAcagcaaaaggaaaaacaacatTCCAAGGAGGTTGAGTAGCACCTAAACTGTGcttaaatttactatttaacaTTAACCAATCTTGAAGGTTGCTCCTCCAAAAGTCTTGATTAGAGGGTAACACCCCCAACTGATTCCACAGGCCTCTTAAAAGAGGGCAATCTCTTAGGGCATGTAAAATGCTTTCAGCTCCTTCCTGGCATAAAGGGCAAGCAGTGTCAAGACTAACACCCCTCTTCTCAAGGCAAACCTTAACACCAATGCTGTTATGGGCACACTTTCAAAGAAAAGTTCTAATCCTTGGAAGAGTATTCACTTTCCAAATCCAACGAGCTGGAAAAAGATCTATCCCTTCATCCCCCATGGCAATCCTATAGGCACTCTTCAAGTCAAAAGTGCCTTTAGGAGACCCCGACCAAGCCAACTTATCAGCACCTCTACTCAACAAATTCACTGGGGTCGTCTTAcccaataaaatataataaacattaTACAATTTTTGCTACAGTGTCATCCTACATTTAGGATGGCGTTATAgaacaattgcaaatttttttacaattacaagACCGGGTAACGTGAGTTTTGGGGATTTCACCTACATATGACATACAAGAGAGCCCGTACTAATGCTCTACGTAGAGTTTAGCAACTAAATCAATCAGTTTTGGACCACATTAGTCCAAACCTCACAATGTTTACTACTATTATcccttttaattaattatatattttaagttaaaataaaaaaattctattccATTATAATTACTTAGCAACATTTTCCACTTTAAAAACacgtgagagagagaaagagagacagagacagagagagctCAGACATGGCAAAAGATTCAGACTATGGTGCGTTCATGGAGAAGTTCGTTCTACAACCAAGCCCATCAGCCCATGAGCTTCCTTTGAGTGGACTCACCTTTGCCGTTAAAGACTTGTCAGTTCTAATATACACTCTTTcacttttattagttttcagTTATACTATCTATCACTCATCTTTATCCtccaaaaattcaaagttttcgtacttgttttcttttgcttttaacTACTGGGCtttctccaattttttattttgaagtgtGTTGGTGCGTGGAAAATCATGCACAGTAAAATTCAGAGTGAGATAGtcttttatgaattttaacTATTGGGTTTAAGCCATGCtcttttgaagtttgaagtttgTGTATCTATATTCTTCAATTGTGTGTGCAAGCTTCTGCATCAATGTCATCtattgtttgtgattttgtgtttttgtgtgtggataACAATATCagcaattggttttttttttttttttttttttggtgttggtcTGCAGACTGcagattgtgtgtgtgtgtattagatttgtcttttaagttttttatttggaaacaGATACGATGTTGATGGATATGTGACTGGGTTTGGAAATCCTGACTGGGCAAGGACTCATCCGGCTGCCACGTCGACAGCCCCAGCCGTTTTGTCACTCTTAAGGGCAGGTGCTACATGTATTGGTAAAACTGTCATGGATGAAATGGCATACAGGTTAGTATTGAAAATATCAATAACTTGATTACcatctattaacttttttttttttttggaattgatAACAATTCAATTCAAGATTATCAACATGTCTCTATGTATAACATATAGtctaaacaaattttttcacatgGAAAATGACATGAAATATGATACTGAAAAAATACATGTCTGCCTAATTTCTAATTGCTTACTAAATAGTTGAGGCCTCACTTAGTTAttcatcttgaaaaaaaaagggccctTTAATATTCATATCATAGTTGTTGGGCATATCAATGAAGGGACCGCATATTTTTCACAGTATAGAAGGAGAAAATATACATTATGGCACACCTAGAAATCCATGTGCACCTGATCGGATACCTGGAGGATCTTCCAGTGGATCAGCTGTTGCTGTAGCCGCAAAGCTTGTTGATTTTGCCTTAGGCGAGTTTCTTTTGTGGACAATTTTTACGTTTCTTGGATTTTCCtcaacaaatttaaacaaaaagttCTTTCTATCATAGGAAGTGACACTGGAGGAAGTGTAAGAGTACCTGCATCATACTGTGGAATTCTTGGCTTTCGGCCTTCCCATGATGTTGTTTCTACAACTGGAGTTATTCCTATGGCACAGAGTTTTGATAGCATGGGTAAGGAACTGACCATTTGATGGCttgatttgaaatttctaaacttaaTATTGTGTATatctaaaacaaattcaacTCTGCACCTGAAAGGTATGGCCATATGGTGATGATATTGTTGACATTGGTACATTGGTTTAGACAATGATGCAACAAGAAACTTctgttttttgagtttttcctcAATGTCTAATGACCAAAATTGCTGCTATTTTGTTTAATAGTGTGATTAGTGATTCCTCATCTATTTGATCGTTTTAATGGCATACACTTTTTCTAACACCAATTTCTCATCCAGGATGGTTTGCTAGGGATCCTGTGATTTTGAACAGAGTTGGACGAGTACTAATGCAATTACCTGATGTGGATCCTGTCAACCCCTCCCAGATAATTATTGCTGAAGATTGTTTCCAGCTTTCAGCCATTCCAAGTGATCGTCTTACTGAACCACTTTTTAAATCAGTGAACAAGCTCTTTGGAGGTTAGTGCATTGACCATATAAATTGTTGGTTGTATAATTCTATATGTGGGACGAGTTCATACATCTTATAGATTTGAAATAATTCAATCTTGTTTCGttagaattttaattacaaaagcCCCGTCTAGAGTGGATTTGTGCAGTATCACCCTAAAAAAGATGGTAATTTACTATAGTGTCTCCTTAATCATGTGGCGAATGAGACCTCTCAAATGctacaaagagaaagagagagcttagatctttatctattttatgcCATATAGtattatttcattgtttttctGTTTCCAAACACATCCATgtttgcacaattttttttttcactgaatGAGATGTCACATCATGCTTTTCACAAATAATGCAGGTGATCTTGTAAAGCATGCAATCCTTGGGGACTATGTCAAGGAAAAAGTTCCAAGTTTAAAACAATTCATGACTGAGGAAACTGCAGATCAGGAGAACAATATACCATCTTTGGCAGCCCTTTCAAGTGCCATGCGGCTGCTTCAAAGGTGCTGATTTTCACTATCTTAATTGATTCAAACGACTTGAATGATAACTGTGATATTGGTGTTTATCTTTCTAGATGAAAATACTGTTCTTATATAAACATTGGCTCCTGAACTTACTAATTTTGCAAAGTTTAGGTATGAATTCAAGAAACACCATGGTGAATGGGTCAGTACCGTCAAACCTGATTTGGGTCCTGGAATGTCAGAAAGGATATGGAGAGCCGTTAGGACAACAGATGAAAATGTGGATGTCTGTCACTCTGTAAGGACTGAACTACGTGCTGCTCTTAATGCTCTTCTTGGGGTAATCTCTCTTTTCCTATGCTGCTGAATGTTTTAACAAAACTAGGATCGTCTATGTGGAAATCCCATAATCcaacaattgttttttttataaataagtcTGGTGCTTAATATGTGATCGTGGATGTGTCTATGAGATGACAATATGTGCTTGTATGCCTCTATAGGACACACCCTCATCTTCCATAAAGAGAAACACCCTTGAGGCAAAAGAGGCactaaaaagtaaaagataATTTGTATgcattaaatattaatttctaCACTTAGATATTTgttcttttaatctttttatcttACAAACACATCTCAATCAAATTCTCtctaattcaaattttagatctagGAGTGATGTGATTGCAGTTCAGTCTATTTAGCTTCAATTTATTTATGTGTGAAAcacaatttgaaaaagaaaaaaggaaactgTTTTCATGTTATTGACACAAACAAGATGGAATATCAGGACTATTTCTTGGAATTACATCCCAAAGTGaaagtgaaataattttcttcaaGAATTACAGATTGTTTTAAACAAATTACatatgttgcttttttttttttcttttttctttgtcaaaaaagatatatatatatatatatatatatatattttgactgGTGTTTTCCATTACAGTTGTAGTCATATTCTTTCTACAAGTACTAACTggagtttaaaatttttgataagtGGTGAGGGTAGTGAAAGTTGCATATAGTTATGACATGtttgtatttcaaaattgaGTAAATTTCAGGAAGTATAGAACACCATATCTgcatctcttttctttttctctcacaaaCAACCTGTAGCAGCTAAAGTAAGTGGTATCATCTCTGATAAATGAATTCAACTTTCCACTATCTTGAGTTACTCTTCTGGATGACGATTTTTCAGGATTGTGGTGTCCTGGCAATTCCCACGGTTTTAGAGCCTCCACCAAAACTACAATGTGATCCAATTCGATTAGAAGCTCTTTTAGTCAAGACTTTTAGCTTGCTGTCAAATGCTGGATTAACCGGATTCTGccaagttctctctctctctctctctctctctctctctctatgtgtgtgtgtgtgtattgtgaGGCATGACGTTCTTACTTTTTCCTTGTTTGTTTTAAGACCTTTGAAAAACTACGTAAATTTGTTTCTGCATATCTACAGGTGAGCATACCACTAGGGCTGTATGATAATCTTCCTGTGGCAATTTCCTTGTTGGCGAAACATGGCTCGGATGGGTTCCTGCTTAATCTTGTTGAGTCTCTGTACAAAAATATCCAAGAAGAGGTTGGCATTGCTGAGAAAAAGGGTTACTGAATTCTCTCCCTAATGTTTTAATTCTCCAAGTGACTCTGAAATGTAACTAATAACTACTTGATCATCGTCAATATATTGTGCTATTTCCAACTCAATGGATTATACTTCATAGCCAGACCTTGCTCCAGTTTTATATTCAGTTTGAGACAATCTAGGAATTTTGCGCTACATATACCTTTTGATAATAGATTTAGGTTTAAAACAATACTTATCCCAGTTTATAATTTAATACTGGAGATTGGATAGTATAACTTGGACAAAGATTGGAGGCATTGAATAAGATGGCTAGTATTGACAACTTTGTATGCTGTTGATGTATCTAAAAACGAACTCATGTTTATGTAAACATAAAGCAGTCACATCCAGGATGATTCCTCCCTGTTGCTTTGATCTGGTGATAGTTTCCCAGGAGATGAGATGTATGTGTTTTTGATGCTCCGTGTCTCcccaaaaataatttctaaggGCTTGTTGCAATGCGGTCCATTATATTGGCAGGAATTAAGTGGTTTCCATGTGCTAGTTTTGCATTGGCAAAAGAACTGATTTGATGAGTGTTTTGTCTTACCATCCATGGATAAGAGTCTGTGTTGTCATACCTGAATTCGATGAGTGTTTTCtccttgttttatttatttttatgtggcCCACCTTATCATAGATGGAGGATATCCCTGCATGGTTGAAACATCTGAAACTGTGGATGTGGTTGCTCTAAAAAATCCTTGTTCACATTTCAATCTTTGCCCTctcattcttttcattttgaaataccAAGGTATTGTTTACAGTCCGAAATAGCGAAAGGGTAGTAAGGGCAGTCTCTATTGTTCATATGGTGTGTAAATAAACAATGTCCCAATACACTTAAAATCGTGTGTTTTTCCGAAGGGTAAGATCTTTCAACTTTTTCTTACCACACATTTTTCGAAATAGTCGCCAATTAAATTATGAATTATGGAGGCATGCTTatacttttttgtattttcaattaaaatatttagatttcAATTCACCCCAACCCTAATTATTAACGTATTAAAATGACCCTTACCAATGTTTTTAAGTGTAACTGTTGTATCATGTATGTATTGAAGACTGTACActattatatttgtaaaatcCAATCTGACAAGGAAATAACTAAATGAAGAAGATTTGAAATGGGGTGGATTTTAGTTTAACAAACTATTTAATTATAGTAAAATACAGCTAACATATTTGGTATTTTAGTTAATGCCAATCAAGTTTAAGACTTTTTAAAACTGACCAATTTGATCCTAATCACtttgagaaagaagagaaaatgagtAACGTTTGAGTgactaagagcattcacatccgatttctacaaaaaattctattttgctATCTTAAAAGctaatttatcatttataccatactattttacaatacaaccaacatcctaatttttattttcctattcaactcattaaaataatataatccaaACTTGCTACAATGCTATAGTGTCATCCTAcccaataaaatataataaacattataaaatttttgctaCAGTGCCATCCTACATTTAGGATGGCGCTTTAGCacaactgaattttttttttttcaattacaagaCCGGGTAACGTGGGTTTTGGAGGATTTGTTGATAAATTTCACCTACATATGACATACGAGAGacccaatactaatgctctaagtATACGTTTTGATACAACATTTCTCCCCCAAGTTTGTGTTTGCGGTTTTTAGTGGCCCCAATAGTAATGTTCACGTAGCTGCAGTAGTAAAATTTGCTACAGTATCCAAAGCCATGCAGTAGTAAAATTTGCTACAGTATCCAAAGCCATACAGATAGCCTACACCTTTTATACTTTTGTTCATTTAAATATACCTATTCTACATTTTTCCGATCCCCAAAAAGAagtttgctacagtatttttattttaaaatttattttgttataatatttttagtaataaattttcaattttcaaataaataaacggtattcaaacaaaatttaagaactAAATTAATCAGTTTTGGACTATATTAGTCCAAACCTCACAATGTTTACCATATTTTACCCTCTTAATTTTATactataagttaaaataaaaaattctattctattATAATTACGTGGCAACATTTTCCACTTTAAAAAgagatgtgagagagagagagagagagagagagagagagagagagagagagctcagaCATGGCAATAGATTCAGACTATGGTGCATTCATGGAGAAGTTCGTTCTACAACCAAGCCCATCAGCCCATGAGCTTCCTTTGAATTCGCTCACCTTTGCTGTTAAAGACATGTCAGTCCTAATATACACTCTTTcacttttattagttttcagTTATATTATTTATCAATCATCTTTGTCCTCCGAAAATTCAAAGCTTTCGTActtgttttcttttgcttttaacTACTGGGCtttctccaattttttattttgaagtgtATTGGTGCGTGAAAATCATGTGCTGTAAAATTCAGAGTGAGATAGTCTTTTATGAATTTCAACTATTGGGTTTAAGCCATGCtcttttgaagtttgaagtttgTGTATCTATATTCTTCAATTGTGTGTGCAAGCTTCTGCATCAATGTCATCtattgtttgtgattttgtgtgtgtgtgtgtgtgtgtgtgtgtgtgtggggagGATAACAATATCAGcaattgggtatttttttttaatgtgttggTCTGCAGATTGTGTGTGTATTAGATTtgtcttttaagttttttatttggaaacaGATATGATGTTGATGGATATGTGACTGGCTTTGGAAATCCTGACTGGGCAAGGACTCATCCGGCTGCCACGTCGACAGCCCCAGCCGTTTTGGCAGTCTTAAGGGCAGGTGCTACATGTATTGGTAAAACTGTCATGGATGAAATGGCATATAGGTTAGTATTGAAAATATCAATAACTTGATTACTatctattaactttttttttttttttttggaattgatAACAATTCAATTCAAGATTATCAACGTGTCTCTATGTATAACATATAGtctaaacaaattttttcacatgGAAGATGACATGAAATATGATACTGAAAAAATACATGTCTGCCTAGTTTCTAATAGCTTACTAAATAGTTGAGGCCTCACTTAGTTAttcatcttgaaaaaaaaaaaaaaaaaaaaaaagggccctTTAATATTCACATCATAGTTGTTGGGCATATCAATGAAGGACAGCATATTTTTCACAGTATAAATGGAGAAAATATACATTATGGCACACCTAGAAATCCATGTGCTCCTGATCGGGTACCCGGAGGATCTTCCAGTGGATCTGCTGTTGCTGTAGGAGCAAAGCTTGTTGATTTTGCCTTAGGCGAGTTTCTTTCATGgataatttttatgtttcttggattttcctcaataaatttaaacaaaaagtaCTTTCTTTCGTAGGAACTGACACTGGAGGAAGTATAAGAGTACCTGCATCATACTGTGGAATTCTTGGCTTTCGGCCTTCACATGATGTCATTTCTACAACTGGAGTTATTCCTATGGCACAGAGTTTTGATAGCATGGGTAAGGAGCTGAAGCTAATCGATGGCTTGATTTGAAATGTCTAAACTTAAAATTGTGTATATCTGAAACAAATTCAACTCTGCACCTGAAAGGTATGGCCATATGGTGATGATATTGTTGACATTGGTACATTGGTTTAGACAATGATGCAACAAGAAACTTctgttttttgagtttttccttAATGTCTCAAGACCAAAATTGCTGCTATTTTGTATAATAGTGTGATTAGTGATTCCTTATCTATTTGGTCCTTTTAATGgcatacacttttttttttaacaccaaTTTCTCATCCAGGATGGTTTGCTAGGGATCCTGTGATTTTGAACAGAGTTGGACGAGTACTACTGCAATTACCTAATGTGGATGCTGTCAACCCCTCTCAGATAATTATTGCTGAGGATTGTTTCCAGCTTTCAGCCATTCCAAGTGATCGTGTTACTGAACCACTTTTTAAATCAGTGAGCAAGCTCTTTGGAGGTTAGTGCATAGACCatataaatttgttgtttgTATAGTTCTATATGTGGGATGAGTTCATACATCATATAGATTTG
This genomic stretch from Quercus lobata isolate SW786 chromosome 3, ValleyOak3.0 Primary Assembly, whole genome shotgun sequence harbors:
- the LOC115979720 gene encoding amidase 1-like isoform X1, with protein sequence MAKDSDYGAFMEKFVLQPSPSAHELPLSGLTFAVKDLYDVDGYVTGFGNPDWARTHPAATSTAPAVLSLLRAGATCIGKTVMDEMAYSIEGENIHYGTPRNPCAPDRIPGGSSSGSAVAVAAKLVDFALGSDTGGSVRVPASYCGILGFRPSHDVVSTTGVIPMAQSFDSMGWFARDPVILNRVGRVLMQLPDVDPVNPSQIIIAEDCFQLSAIPSDRLTEPLFKSVNKLFGGDLVKHAILGDYVKEKVPSLKQFMTEETADQENNIPSLAALSSAMRLLQRYEFKKHHGEWVSTVKPDLGPGMSERIWRAVRTTDENVDVCHSVRTELRAALNALLGDCGVLAIPTVLEPPPKLQCDPIRLEALLVKTFSLLSNAGLTGFCQVSIPLGLYDNLPVAISLLAKHGSDGFLLNLVESLYKNIQEEVGIAEKKGY
- the LOC115979720 gene encoding amidase 1-like isoform X2, with protein sequence MAKDSDYGAFMEKFVLQPSPSAHELPLSGLTFAVKDLYDVDGYVTGFGNPDWARTHPAATSTAPAVLSLLRAGATCIGKTVMDEMAYSIEGENIHYGTPRNPCAPDRIPGGSSSGSAVAVAAKLVDFALGSDTGGSVRVPASYCGILGFRPSHDVVSTTGVIPMAQSFDSMGWFARDPVILNRVGRVLMQLPDVDPVNPSQIIIAEDCFQLSAIPSDRLTEPLFKSVNKLFGGDLVKHAILGDYVKEKVPSLKQFMTEETADQENNIPSLAALSSAMRLLQRYEFKKHHGEWVSTVKPDLGPGMSERIWRAVRTTDENVDVCHSVRTELRAALNALLGVSIPLGLYDNLPVAISLLAKHGSDGFLLNLVESLYKNIQEEVGIAEKKGY
- the LOC115979719 gene encoding amidase 1-like, translated to MAIDSDYGAFMEKFVLQPSPSAHELPLNSLTFAVKDIYDVDGYVTGFGNPDWARTHPAATSTAPAVLAVLRAGATCIGKTVMDEMAYSINGENIHYGTPRNPCAPDRVPGGSSSGSAVAVGAKLVDFALGTDTGGSIRVPASYCGILGFRPSHDVISTTGVIPMAQSFDSMGWFARDPVILNRVGRVLLQLPNVDAVNPSQIIIAEDCFQLSAIPSDRVTEPLFKSVSKLFGGDLVKHAILGDYVKEKVPSLKQFMTKENADQEYNIPSLAALSSAMRLLQRYEFKKNHGEWVSTVKPDLGPGISERVWEAIRTTDENVDVCHSVKTELRAALNALLGDCGVLAIPTVPGPPPKLQCDPIPLEAFRAKAFSLLSIAGVSGFCQVSIPLGLYDNLPVAISLLAKHGSDGFLLNLVESLYKNIQEEVGIAEKKGY